A single window of Poecilia reticulata strain Guanapo linkage group LG10, Guppy_female_1.0+MT, whole genome shotgun sequence DNA harbors:
- the LOC103471103 gene encoding nerve growth factor-like, whose amino-acid sequence MRSSMLALFLVLPIIGVLCSVTTAQQDDDASIPSVDPKLFNKHRYLSPRVLFSADPPDEEPAGLQXISGRIRRHPPQRGVFSVCNSVSNWVQNKTTATDQAGREVTVLEYVTVNNVKVKQLFYETSCYIPSGDTRCLGIDAKKWNSHCMNTHIYVRAMTSFESTVAWRFIRINAECVCAISRPKKGG is encoded by the coding sequence ATGAGGTCATCCATGCTGGCCCTGTTTCTCGTCCTCCCCATCATAGGGGTCTTGTGCAGCGTCACAACAGCGCAACAGGATGACGACGCCTCCATCCCCTCTGTGGACCCCAAGCTCTTCAATAAGCACCGCTATCTCTCACCCAGGGTGCTTTTCAGCGCAGATCCCCCCGATGAGGAGCCAGCAGGGCTACAGRGCATCAGCGGGAGGATTCGAAGGCATCCTCCACAACGGGGGGTGTTCTCGGTGTGTAACAGTGTTAGTAACTGggtgcaaaacaaaaccactgCCACAGACCAGGCAGGAAGGGAGGTGACAGTGCTCGAGTATGTGACCGTAAACAATGTTAAAGTGAAACAGCTTTTCTATGAGACGTCGTGTTACATCCCATCTGGAGACACGAGATGTTTGGGAATTGACGCGAAGAAGTGGAACTCCCACTGCATGAACACGCATATATACGTCCGAGCAATGACTTCATTCGAATCAACGGTGGCTTGGAGGTTCATTCGGATCAAcgcggagtgtgtgtgtgcgatcAGCCGCCCTAAAAAGGGCGGGTGA